One window from the genome of Catenulispora sp. MAP5-51 encodes:
- a CDS encoding SDR family NAD(P)-dependent oxidoreductase, with product MDSTTAGGARPTGLALVTGASSGIGQAFARRLGGLGHDLIVVGRRRERLDALVDELPQVLVRPLVADLATDEGVAAVAEVCATEPLTLLVNNAGVAHYMPFAELPAAKAAELLHVKAVAPVMLSRAAVPGMLARGEGAIVNVAGMIAFSGPATLEQVPVRRAVYAGTLAGGVAFSQTLHEEVKAQGLKVQALCPGVVATEFHERQGLDLSAVPRMSADDVVTASLRGLELGEVVCAPGVEREDLLQAVSAADLAAFGAQSPELAQRYI from the coding sequence ATGGACTCCACGACTGCCGGAGGCGCTCGCCCGACCGGGCTGGCGCTGGTCACCGGCGCCTCCTCCGGCATCGGCCAGGCCTTCGCGCGCCGGCTCGGCGGCCTCGGCCACGATCTGATCGTCGTCGGCCGGCGCCGCGAGCGCCTGGACGCGCTGGTGGACGAGCTGCCGCAGGTCTTGGTGCGGCCGCTGGTCGCCGACCTGGCCACCGACGAGGGCGTGGCGGCCGTCGCCGAGGTCTGCGCGACCGAGCCGCTGACGCTGCTGGTCAACAACGCCGGCGTCGCGCACTACATGCCGTTCGCCGAACTCCCGGCCGCCAAGGCCGCCGAACTGCTCCACGTCAAGGCCGTCGCCCCGGTCATGCTGTCCCGCGCCGCGGTCCCCGGCATGCTGGCGCGCGGCGAGGGCGCCATCGTCAACGTCGCGGGCATGATCGCCTTCAGCGGGCCGGCGACGCTGGAGCAGGTGCCGGTGCGGCGCGCGGTCTACGCCGGGACGCTGGCCGGCGGCGTCGCCTTCTCCCAGACGCTGCACGAGGAGGTCAAGGCGCAGGGCCTGAAGGTGCAGGCGCTGTGCCCGGGCGTCGTGGCGACCGAGTTCCACGAGCGCCAGGGTCTCGACCTCAGCGCCGTCCCGCGGATGTCGGCCGACGACGTGGTGACCGCGAGCCTGCGCGGACTCGAACTCGGCGAGGTGGTCTGCGCTCCCGGCGTCGAGCGCGAAGACCTCCTGCAGGCGGTGTCCGCCGCCGATCTCGCCGCGTTCGGCGCGCAGTCTCCGGAGCTCGCGCAGCGATACATCTGA
- a CDS encoding ribokinase produces MERTASRRVVVIGSINVDEVVGVAELPTPGETVHGRERATGLGGKGANQAVAAAVAGGEVALVGAVGADERGATALEQLRGYGVDTSMVATLDGTPSGRALVILSEAGENEIIVIGGANQALDDSVLKQDVLREAAVMVVQGEVSPTVNRAALRLAAERGVRAVVNLAPVQDLGAELAGADPLVVNEIEAGQLIGSELGTVPDVTDAAPRLRGLARSVLVTLGASGAVLITGEAVDHVPAPRPDRVRDTTGAGDALVGVLAAALAEGFELREAVERAVRAASLSVAEVGAAASYEAFRERLGQE; encoded by the coding sequence ATGGAGCGGACGGCGTCGCGGCGCGTGGTCGTGATCGGCAGCATCAACGTCGACGAGGTCGTGGGAGTGGCCGAACTGCCGACGCCGGGGGAGACGGTGCACGGACGGGAGCGCGCGACCGGCCTCGGCGGCAAGGGCGCGAACCAGGCGGTGGCGGCGGCAGTCGCCGGCGGCGAGGTGGCGCTGGTCGGAGCGGTCGGTGCGGACGAGCGGGGTGCGACGGCTCTTGAGCAGCTGAGGGGCTACGGCGTCGACACCTCGATGGTCGCCACACTCGACGGCACCCCCAGCGGACGTGCGCTGGTGATACTGAGCGAGGCCGGGGAGAACGAGATCATCGTGATCGGCGGCGCGAACCAGGCTCTTGATGACAGTGTCCTGAAGCAGGATGTACTGCGCGAGGCCGCCGTGATGGTGGTGCAGGGCGAGGTGTCGCCGACCGTGAACCGGGCGGCGCTGCGCCTGGCCGCCGAACGCGGGGTTCGCGCGGTGGTGAACCTCGCTCCGGTCCAGGACCTCGGTGCCGAGCTCGCCGGGGCGGATCCGTTGGTGGTCAACGAGATCGAGGCCGGTCAGCTCATCGGGTCCGAGCTCGGCACCGTGCCGGACGTCACCGATGCGGCACCGCGGCTGCGGGGGCTGGCGCGGTCGGTGCTGGTGACGCTCGGCGCGTCCGGCGCCGTGCTCATCACCGGCGAGGCGGTCGACCACGTGCCCGCGCCGCGCCCCGACCGGGTCCGCGACACCACCGGGGCCGGCGATGCCCTGGTGGGTGTCCTCGCCGCCGCGCTCGCGGAGGGTTTCGAGCTGCGCGAGGCGGTGGAGCGGGCGGTTCGGGCGGCGAGTCTGTCGGTCGCCGAGGTCGGTGCCGCTGCCAGCTATGAGGCGTTTCGGGAGCGGCTCGGTCAGGAGTGA
- a CDS encoding DUF2079 domain-containing protein, which translates to MADTSITGVARAADADETTSAAPRTTLRATLRTPAVLAAATTVVYTVFALRRHFLFRTYAYDLGIFGQGVRSYAAGHLPTSTIRSDSAPSGPWGHGFPLLGDHFSPIVGVLGPLYRLWPHIELLLIAQSVLVGCSVFIVARRAAPHWWLAVAYAMSWGLQGLVNFDFHEVAFAVPLIALALDAYLAQRWVACAWWAASLLLVKEDAGLTLAVFGLLLWRHDRRIGGVLCVAGPVATALLVLVVIPHFNPQHVYPYLQSTGRQASAGSALSQPWLIPVHLVWPATKLKTLAMLLIPTALLALRSPLILVGVPTLLMRFTSADHMYWGTDYHYSAILMPIVFFALIDALARSDTLARSDTLRWRPDLRPTRWIPARWVPAVVTVVTIGLVPLSPLRSVFDPGFWHDGPRTASARQAVALVPAGAHVAASNALAPHLTDTAQVYLATDTVFAHAQVDWVVLDTDADDWLSHSATIIGQAQSAGFRQVFNASGYVVLRR; encoded by the coding sequence GTGGCTGACACGAGTATCACGGGGGTCGCGAGAGCGGCCGATGCCGACGAGACGACGTCGGCCGCGCCGCGGACCACGCTGCGGGCCACACTGCGAACGCCGGCCGTCCTCGCGGCGGCCACGACCGTCGTCTACACCGTCTTCGCGCTCCGGCGCCACTTCCTGTTCCGCACCTACGCCTACGACTTGGGCATATTCGGCCAGGGGGTGCGCTCCTACGCCGCCGGCCATCTGCCGACCTCGACGATCCGCTCCGACAGCGCGCCGTCAGGGCCCTGGGGCCACGGATTCCCGTTGCTGGGCGACCACTTCTCGCCGATCGTGGGCGTCCTGGGCCCGCTGTACCGGTTGTGGCCGCACATCGAGCTGCTGCTGATCGCGCAGTCCGTGCTGGTGGGCTGCTCGGTGTTCATCGTCGCGCGCCGTGCCGCGCCGCACTGGTGGCTCGCCGTCGCCTACGCGATGAGTTGGGGCTTGCAGGGGCTGGTCAATTTCGACTTCCACGAGGTGGCGTTCGCGGTCCCGCTGATCGCGCTGGCCCTGGACGCGTACCTGGCGCAGCGCTGGGTCGCGTGCGCGTGGTGGGCGGCGAGCCTGTTGCTGGTCAAGGAGGACGCCGGGCTCACGCTGGCCGTTTTCGGACTGCTGCTGTGGCGGCACGATCGCCGGATCGGCGGTGTGCTGTGCGTGGCGGGTCCGGTCGCCACGGCGTTGCTGGTGCTGGTGGTCATCCCGCACTTCAACCCGCAGCACGTGTATCCGTACCTGCAAAGCACCGGCCGCCAGGCTTCGGCGGGCTCCGCGCTCTCCCAGCCCTGGCTGATACCGGTCCACCTGGTCTGGCCGGCGACGAAGCTGAAGACGCTGGCCATGCTGCTGATCCCGACGGCGCTGCTGGCGCTTCGCAGCCCTCTGATCCTGGTCGGCGTCCCCACTCTGTTGATGCGGTTCACCTCGGCGGACCACATGTACTGGGGCACCGACTACCACTACTCGGCGATCCTGATGCCGATCGTGTTCTTCGCGCTGATCGATGCCCTGGCGCGTTCAGACACCTTGGCGCGTTCAGACACCCTGCGGTGGCGGCCCGATCTGCGGCCGACCCGATGGATCCCGGCTCGATGGGTCCCGGCCGTCGTGACCGTGGTGACGATCGGCCTGGTCCCGCTGTCCCCGCTGCGCAGCGTCTTCGATCCGGGCTTCTGGCACGACGGGCCCCGGACGGCGTCCGCGCGCCAGGCGGTGGCGCTGGTCCCCGCCGGGGCGCACGTCGCGGCCAGCAACGCGCTGGCCCCGCACCTCACCGACACGGCGCAGGTGTATCTGGCCACTGACACCGTCTTCGCGCACGCGCAGGTGGACTGGGTCGTGCTGGACACCGACGCCGATGACTGGCTCTCGCACTCCGCGACCATCATCGGACAGGCGCAGAGTGCGGGATTCCGCCAGGTGTTCAACGCTTCGGGCTACGTCGTGCTGCGGCGCTGA
- the rhaI gene encoding L-rhamnose isomerase, which translates to MPDLPAVGAALKAQEIETPSWGYANSGTRFKVFAQAGVPRDPFEKLADAAQVQAATGVAPLVSLHIPWDKVEDYGALSAHAAGLGVRIGMINSNTFQDDDYKLGSVAHPDPAIRRKAVRHLLECVDIMDATGSDSLKLWFADGTNYPGQDDIAARQDRLSEALSQVYERLGEHQRMVLEYKLFEPSFYTTDVPDWGTSYAHCLKLGPKAKVVVDTGHHAPGTNIEFIVAFLLRERKLGAFDFNSRFYADDDLMVGAADPFQLFRILHEVAKNGGFDKANGVAFMLDQCHNIEAKIPAMIRSVMNVQEATAKALLVDLPALRAAQAAGDVLGAHAVLMDAYDTDVRPLLAQVRQEMGLAPDPMAAYRESGYAEKIVAERVGGVQAGWGA; encoded by the coding sequence ATGCCCGACCTGCCGGCTGTGGGGGCCGCTCTGAAGGCGCAGGAGATCGAGACCCCGTCCTGGGGCTACGCGAACTCCGGCACCCGGTTCAAGGTGTTCGCGCAGGCCGGAGTGCCACGGGACCCGTTCGAGAAGCTGGCCGACGCCGCGCAGGTCCAGGCGGCCACCGGCGTCGCGCCGCTGGTGTCGCTGCACATCCCCTGGGACAAGGTCGAGGACTACGGCGCGCTGTCCGCGCACGCCGCGGGGCTGGGCGTGCGGATCGGGATGATCAACTCCAACACGTTCCAGGACGACGACTACAAGCTGGGCTCGGTGGCGCATCCGGACCCTGCGATACGCCGCAAGGCGGTGCGGCATCTGCTGGAGTGCGTCGACATCATGGACGCGACCGGGTCGGACAGCTTGAAGCTGTGGTTCGCCGACGGCACCAACTACCCGGGCCAGGACGACATCGCGGCGCGGCAGGACCGGCTGTCCGAGGCGCTGTCGCAGGTGTACGAGCGGCTCGGCGAGCACCAGCGGATGGTGCTGGAGTACAAGCTTTTCGAGCCGTCCTTCTATACGACGGACGTCCCGGACTGGGGGACGTCGTACGCGCACTGCCTGAAGCTGGGGCCGAAGGCGAAGGTGGTCGTGGACACCGGGCACCACGCGCCGGGGACGAACATCGAGTTCATCGTCGCCTTCCTGCTGCGCGAGCGGAAGCTGGGGGCGTTCGACTTCAACTCCCGCTTCTACGCGGACGACGACCTGATGGTCGGGGCCGCCGATCCGTTCCAGCTGTTCCGGATCCTGCACGAGGTGGCGAAGAACGGCGGGTTCGACAAGGCCAACGGCGTGGCGTTCATGCTCGACCAGTGCCACAACATCGAGGCCAAGATCCCGGCGATGATCCGGTCGGTGATGAACGTGCAGGAGGCCACGGCCAAGGCGCTGTTGGTGGACCTGCCCGCGTTGCGCGCGGCGCAGGCGGCCGGGGACGTGCTCGGCGCGCACGCGGTGCTGATGGACGCCTATGACACGGACGTGCGTCCGCTGTTGGCGCAGGTCCGGCAGGAGATGGGGTTGGCGCCGGATCCGATGGCGGCCTATCGCGAGAGCGGGTACGCGGAGAAGATCGTCGCCGAGCGCGTCGGCGGGGTGCAGGCGGGATGGGGAGCTTGA
- a CDS encoding fibronectin type III domain-containing protein translates to MTAIAAAAALAAGTTAAASTGTSPDHHGVTTVFVSPWGDDHDSGTNPGRAVHSLQRAQQIVRSLNSAMAGDIRVDLADGTYPLSQPLALDARDSGTNGHTVIWTAAPGAHPVISGGTRVDGFRPSGQTTSAGTLIWSAPAPAGLPSREMYIDGRRAQRASGTVPVTLKATPTGYTASSDLMASWGNPTAIEFVYSGGDGYWSLHTGGLGAWTEPRCPIASVSGTTITMAEPCWINSTQRVMRTDSSGRTVNLVGPASVGNHELPTSVENARELLQRPGQFYYDAAAGRVDYVPLPGERPDRADVELATAQTLVSGTGTADAPVHDIAFSGLRFSYGTWDQPSSDEGFSEIQAGYTITGADGYATQGLCQFIAGGTCPFGNWTKEPGNVSFEHDRRISFTGDVFTHLGAAGLDLGDGSQNDSVKGSVFTDISGNGLELGGVDDPLPAVAGDHTVGNQVTDNHIYSTSVEYRSGVGIDVGYAEDSLISHNQIDHTPYTAISLGWGGWPDKIKAPAIANSSHGNVVSDNLIYDAMQYLADGGAIYTQGITGSSLGDGEQITGNVIHDILNHGHAIYCDNGSTFLTITSNVEYGNQNDWGARHADYVPPADGSTDDPLDIEHNYWQQGDPDSDARGVVVAGNTIITGPQHAPRTIVDSAGLEPRYRGLLSVDPGHVRGAVPDAPQQAAAFAGEGSAYVSFTPTFSDQGRPVTAYTVTASPGGKQVTVDAAAYLKTFYVLVPGLTDGTAYTFAVTADTGHGAADPHSSPSLPTGAVTPAPATVVPAAPASASADAGVGDVSVHWNPATVAKGTTPTLSYDVTLTDQKTGAVATVTETGKTEVWATNGRDTFAVVGGLAHGDAYAVTVAARNAAGVGPAASAGVVTIG, encoded by the coding sequence GTGACAGCGATCGCCGCGGCCGCGGCACTCGCCGCCGGCACCACGGCCGCGGCCTCGACCGGCACCAGTCCCGATCACCACGGAGTCACCACGGTCTTCGTGTCCCCCTGGGGCGACGACCACGACAGCGGCACGAACCCCGGCCGCGCCGTCCATTCCTTGCAGCGCGCACAACAGATCGTCCGATCGCTGAACTCCGCGATGGCCGGCGACATCCGCGTCGACCTCGCCGACGGCACCTACCCGCTGTCCCAGCCGCTGGCCCTGGACGCCCGGGATTCCGGGACGAACGGCCACACCGTGATCTGGACCGCCGCCCCCGGCGCCCATCCGGTCATCAGCGGCGGCACCCGCGTCGACGGGTTCCGGCCGTCCGGGCAGACGACGTCGGCGGGCACGCTGATCTGGTCGGCCCCGGCGCCGGCCGGGCTTCCGTCCCGGGAGATGTACATCGACGGCCGCCGTGCGCAGCGCGCGTCCGGCACAGTACCGGTCACGCTGAAGGCGACGCCGACCGGCTACACCGCGTCCTCGGATCTGATGGCGTCGTGGGGGAATCCGACCGCCATCGAGTTCGTCTACAGCGGCGGCGACGGCTACTGGTCGCTGCACACCGGCGGCCTCGGGGCCTGGACCGAGCCGAGGTGTCCGATCGCCTCCGTCTCCGGCACCACCATCACCATGGCAGAGCCCTGCTGGATCAACTCCACGCAGCGCGTGATGCGCACGGACAGCTCCGGGCGGACCGTGAACCTCGTCGGCCCGGCCTCGGTCGGCAACCACGAACTGCCCACGTCGGTCGAGAACGCGCGCGAGCTCTTGCAGCGGCCGGGCCAGTTCTATTACGACGCCGCGGCCGGGCGCGTGGACTACGTCCCGCTCCCCGGCGAGCGGCCGGACCGCGCCGACGTCGAACTCGCCACGGCGCAGACGCTGGTCAGCGGCACCGGAACGGCTGACGCGCCGGTCCACGACATCGCCTTCTCCGGATTGCGGTTCTCCTACGGGACGTGGGATCAGCCCAGTTCTGACGAGGGCTTCTCGGAGATCCAGGCCGGCTACACGATCACCGGTGCCGACGGCTACGCCACGCAGGGCCTGTGCCAGTTCATCGCCGGCGGGACCTGCCCGTTCGGGAACTGGACCAAGGAGCCGGGGAACGTCTCGTTCGAGCACGACCGGCGGATCTCGTTCACCGGCGACGTCTTCACGCACCTCGGCGCGGCGGGCCTGGACCTCGGCGACGGCTCGCAGAACGACTCCGTCAAGGGTTCGGTGTTCACCGACATCTCCGGCAACGGCCTGGAACTCGGCGGAGTGGACGATCCGCTGCCGGCGGTCGCGGGCGACCACACCGTCGGGAACCAGGTCACTGACAACCACATCTATTCCACGTCGGTGGAGTACCGCAGCGGAGTCGGGATCGACGTGGGCTACGCCGAGGACTCGCTGATCTCCCACAACCAGATCGACCACACCCCCTACACCGCGATCTCGCTGGGCTGGGGCGGCTGGCCGGACAAGATCAAGGCCCCGGCGATCGCCAACTCCAGCCATGGCAACGTGGTCTCCGACAACCTCATCTATGACGCGATGCAGTACCTCGCCGACGGCGGGGCCATCTACACGCAAGGCATCACCGGGTCCTCGCTGGGCGACGGCGAGCAGATCACCGGGAACGTCATCCACGACATCCTGAACCACGGACACGCGATCTACTGCGACAACGGCTCGACGTTCCTGACCATCACCTCGAACGTCGAGTACGGCAACCAGAACGACTGGGGCGCGCGCCACGCGGACTACGTGCCGCCGGCCGACGGCTCGACCGACGACCCGCTGGACATCGAGCACAACTACTGGCAGCAGGGCGATCCGGACTCCGACGCGCGCGGCGTGGTGGTCGCGGGCAACACGATCATCACCGGTCCGCAGCACGCGCCGCGCACGATCGTCGACTCGGCCGGGTTGGAGCCGCGCTACCGCGGGTTGCTGTCCGTGGATCCGGGACACGTCCGCGGTGCGGTACCGGACGCTCCGCAGCAGGCGGCGGCGTTCGCGGGGGAGGGGTCGGCGTACGTGTCGTTCACGCCGACGTTCTCCGACCAGGGGCGGCCGGTCACGGCGTACACGGTGACGGCGTCGCCGGGTGGGAAGCAGGTGACGGTTGACGCCGCGGCGTATCTGAAGACGTTCTACGTGCTGGTGCCCGGCCTCACGGACGGGACCGCGTATACGTTCGCTGTCACAGCGGACACCGGGCATGGCGCGGCGGACCCGCACAGCTCCCCGTCGTTGCCGACCGGCGCGGTGACGCCGGCCCCGGCGACCGTGGTGCCGGCCGCACCGGCCTCGGCCTCGGCGGACGCCGGCGTCGGTGACGTGAGCGTGCACTGGAACCCGGCGACCGTGGCGAAGGGCACGACGCCGACCCTGTCGTACGACGTGACGCTGACGGACCAGAAGACCGGCGCGGTCGCGACCGTCACCGAGACCGGCAAGACGGAGGTCTGGGCGACCAACGGCCGTGACACGTTCGCGGTCGTCGGCGGCCTGGCCCATGGTGACGCCTATGCCGTGACAGTCGCGGCCCGGAACGCCGCCGGTGTGGGGCCCGCGGCGTCCGCCGGGGTGGTGACCATCGGCTAG
- a CDS encoding LacI family DNA-binding transcriptional regulator has translation MTRKTVGISDVAREAGVSVGTVSNSFNRPDSVAPETRARILAVVERLGYVRSESARQLRTGTSRIVALLVLDLANPFFVEVANGAERAARAQGLGVMVCTSAQSPSEEAEYVGLFTEQQVRGVLVIPADPTGRSLEPLRRRGIPYVVVDRLVEDAEVCSVSVDDVAGGRLAVEHLLAQGHRRVAYISGPPHLQQIRDRRTGALDAIAAAGLPPQTLHELPTAHMTIAAGRDAAARLLGLADRPTAVFCANDLLALGLEQALYAAGVKVPEEVAIVGYDDIEFASAVAVPLTSVRQPAAEMGRLAAQMLLAEAAAGGEGSHEHRSVVLQPELVVRTSSLHRVG, from the coding sequence GTGACCAGGAAGACAGTCGGGATCTCGGACGTCGCGCGCGAGGCCGGCGTGTCCGTCGGCACGGTCTCGAACAGCTTCAACCGCCCGGACTCAGTGGCACCGGAGACCCGGGCCCGGATCCTGGCCGTGGTGGAGCGCCTCGGCTACGTGCGCAGCGAATCGGCGCGCCAACTGCGGACCGGGACCAGCCGGATCGTCGCCCTGCTGGTGCTGGACCTGGCGAACCCGTTCTTCGTGGAGGTCGCGAACGGCGCCGAGCGCGCGGCCCGCGCCCAGGGCCTGGGCGTGATGGTGTGCACGAGCGCGCAGTCGCCGTCGGAGGAGGCGGAGTACGTCGGGCTGTTCACCGAGCAGCAGGTGCGCGGCGTCCTGGTGATCCCGGCCGATCCGACCGGACGCTCGCTGGAACCCCTGCGCCGCCGCGGGATCCCGTACGTCGTGGTGGACCGCCTGGTCGAGGACGCCGAGGTGTGCTCGGTGTCGGTGGACGACGTGGCCGGCGGCCGGCTGGCCGTGGAACACCTGCTGGCCCAGGGCCACCGCCGCGTCGCCTACATCAGCGGCCCGCCGCACCTGCAGCAGATCCGCGACCGCCGCACCGGCGCCCTGGACGCGATCGCCGCCGCCGGCCTGCCGCCGCAGACCCTGCACGAACTCCCGACCGCGCACATGACCATCGCCGCCGGCCGCGACGCCGCGGCGCGCCTGCTGGGCCTGGCCGACCGCCCGACCGCGGTGTTCTGCGCGAACGACTTGCTGGCGCTGGGCCTGGAGCAAGCGCTGTACGCGGCCGGGGTGAAGGTGCCCGAGGAGGTCGCGATCGTCGGGTACGACGACATCGAGTTCGCCTCGGCGGTCGCGGTGCCGCTGACCTCGGTGCGGCAGCCGGCCGCGGAGATGGGGCGGCTGGCGGCGCAGATGCTGCTGGCCGAGGCCGCCGCCGGCGGCGAGGGCTCGCACGAGCACCGATCCGTCGTGCTCCAGCCGGAGTTGGTGGTGCGGACCTCCAGCCTGCACCGCGTCGGCTAG
- a CDS encoding ArsR/SmtB family transcription factor, which translates to MDEVFKALADPSRRALLDSLNARNGQTLRELCAGLDMARQSVSKHLAVLEEAGLVATVRQGREKLHYLNAAPVHEIAHRWINQFDRARVQALADLKLALEDTAMDTATEAATEAPTFVYTTYIRTTPEKLWRALTEPAFTRRYWETEFTTDWAAGSPMTWDNHGVVIADPEQVVLESDPYSTLSYTWHSVTPELAKRFDWDEETLARLSAEPRSKVTFTIEEEAPQTVKLTVVHDGFGAGSKFAEMVSHGWPSVIASLKTLLETGEPLGTDVA; encoded by the coding sequence ATGGACGAGGTGTTCAAGGCGCTGGCCGATCCGAGCCGGCGTGCGCTGCTCGATTCGCTCAACGCCCGCAACGGGCAGACGCTGCGCGAGTTGTGCGCCGGCTTGGACATGGCCAGGCAGTCCGTCAGCAAGCACCTCGCCGTGCTGGAGGAGGCCGGTCTGGTCGCCACGGTGCGGCAGGGCCGCGAGAAGCTGCACTACCTCAACGCCGCGCCGGTGCACGAGATCGCCCACCGCTGGATCAACCAGTTCGACCGCGCCAGGGTCCAAGCCCTGGCGGACCTGAAACTCGCCTTGGAGGACACCGCGATGGACACTGCGACCGAAGCCGCGACCGAAGCCCCGACCTTCGTCTACACCACCTACATCCGCACCACCCCGGAGAAGCTGTGGCGGGCGCTGACCGAGCCGGCCTTCACCCGGCGCTACTGGGAGACCGAGTTCACCACCGACTGGGCCGCCGGCTCGCCGATGACCTGGGACAACCACGGCGTGGTGATCGCCGACCCGGAGCAGGTCGTGCTGGAGTCCGACCCGTACAGCACCCTGTCCTACACCTGGCACTCCGTCACCCCCGAGCTCGCCAAGCGTTTCGACTGGGACGAGGAGACGCTCGCCCGGCTGTCCGCCGAGCCCCGCTCGAAGGTCACCTTCACCATCGAGGAGGAGGCCCCGCAGACCGTGAAGCTCACCGTCGTGCACGACGGCTTCGGCGCCGGCTCGAAGTTCGCCGAGATGGTCAGCCACGGCTGGCCGAGCGTGATCGCGAGCCTGAAGACGCTGCTGGAGACCGGCGAGCCGCTGGGGACGGACGTCGCGTGA